A region of the Enoplosus armatus isolate fEnoArm2 chromosome 8, fEnoArm2.hap1, whole genome shotgun sequence genome:
ACTGCATTTCCAACGCGCACCCTGTGGAAAATTGGATTGTTGCAACAGCAAAGAAAACGCAGAATACAAAGATGATAGCAAATGGGTTGTTGCACTGTAATTTAACGCAATAGAAAAACATATTAAGTACAAATTTGTAATTGAAATAACTACAGAAGTGAGCATTGAGTGTGCATGCGCCGactgtgcatgcagcctgttacagtcgctcctgtttgttttcttatgtttcTGACTTTTatcctttattcctttatctTAATTTAGTACTGAGTCAAAGATATATGCAATGTATTGATTATAAATATCTACATAGAATGCGTATCATAATCAACTCAGTCAtacatgatttcattttattaaatattattattattattattattaagtgttattgaataaaaagtatattttgtgTAAACAACTGATCATGCTAACATAACAATtcatcttttttgttgttgaacagCAATTCAATCGTTTTGTACTAAatttgtgtctgtatttctaCAAACACACCAGTTATAACCAGctttcacttttcatgacaGGATCTggtgtctttttctgtcaaaGACGGTAAGAATCCTTCGATGAATAAACGCCCGTCGACTTTTAAGTCGGCGTAAATTCATATAAGCCTGTTACTTCATAACGTCCGTGATTCCGTCCCGCACTCAGGCCGGTATGATGCCAGAGCGAGGGTTCTCGTCCGTCACGTCAGCTGTCTGCTACGAGTCTTCCCACAGCGGCTGGAGGAGTTCGAGGAGACGCTGGGAGAGAGGctgagggaaggaggagaggagagcgagtAAGTTATGGCTGATAGtaggatggaaggatggatgatAGATGAATCTGACTGAGCCTTTTACACTACTGATAATAGAAAAGTTCATTTAGTTGCAAGAGGTGTTAAAAAACCTTCAACCTcagtcaattaaaaaaaaactaaatgacaaTATGTTCAGTCTTTTCTTATTTGCCAAAtcttgtgtgtgtcacactgtttaaacaacacagacactgtGCATGGcactcacacacttgtatcCAAAATGATAGCGTGAAGATAGTTGTGTGGCATAAACAAGCAGCGTCTTGTTTTCAAGATGCCATCTTAAATGCAAAAGTCATCcggcatttttatttttagagccAATCGGTATTTCAAGCAACACGGGTGATCTGTCTGACTCTGCTTCTGTTAGGGAGGAGTCCTCCCGGCggctgaggagagaaagggggcgAAAGTTACGACGCTACCTCCTGATTGGACTAGCCACCGTGGGCGGAGGAACTGTGATCGGTGATTATTCCTGCCTCAACTGCTTTTGAAAACCTGAAATTGACATTTGAAGCATCTAGTACCTTATGTGGACACGTAGACTTCAGTTGATAAGCAAATCAACTGATTATTCTTCTTTAGACTTGACTTTTCCCTAAAAGCCTTCACCTTACAGATATCGGCACTGACCTGCTTTGTTCTGCACTCTTGCGCCTTTGCCAGGTGTGACAGGTGGGCTGGCAGCCCCACTGGTGGCAGCAGGGGCCGGTGCTGTGCTCGGGGCTGGAGGGGCTGCTGCTCTGGGCTCAGCCACTGGCATCGCAATCATGGCCTCCCTGTTTGGAGCAGCGGGAGCTGGATTGACTGGTGAGAGCGTTGGACGACACATGATTGTGTGCAGAAAGAAGTTATCGTCTTTGGTATTTTGACTCAATATGCAATAAACACACGTGTTTTTGTGGTGTTCCCTAGTTGTGATATCGATAGCTTTTCTCATCCTCTACttgatttttcatttccatACGTTGGCTCTCCAGGCTATAAGATGAATAAGTGTGTTGGGGCGATAGAGGAATTTGAATTCCTGCCACTCAACTCCGGGAAGCATCTTCACCTGACCATTGCCGTGACAGGTTGGCTCTGCAGTGGTAAATACAGTAAGTATGGCTTATACTGTCTCACTACAACCACTCACAGTTTCTACTGATGAGGTGTGGGCGATATGGATAAATCCCCTGGCATGGtatgtgtcattttatattgCAGTATCAATATACATCATGGTAtagtacattttctgtaaaaatgaattgagaaaatgttcatggataaaataaccagataGGACTGCTGGTCTGTTTATGTCACAATCTTTTGCATTCAGAGGTGTTAGATATCATGGCTGAACATAACCATACAACTACACTGGACATGTGATATCTTCCAATAGCTGTCTTTACCGTGACAGTTAAGCCTGCATAGTTCAGTTTAGAGAGCACTGAATATATTACAATcctgttcagttttttttttttttttttttaccagttttgAGAGGAGGGTCAGTGCCAGGGCCATCGTATCCGTGCacgagggaaaaaaaaaacatagataaATAAACATAGCCATCTTAACACATTTgctgtgatcttttttttttttaaatgctttctCTGCGTGTTCTTGTCAGGTTCAGTGTTAGGTTTTGGGGCTCAGCTAGGTCCATTACACGAAACAGAAACCAGAAGAAGAAATTGAGGTGGGATTGCCGGCTGCTGAAAAGCTGACGCTGACCTGAGCGAAACTGCATTGCTGGGTTAACTTTGGatgaaggagcagctgaaggagtATGAAGAATTGGAATAGCAGGAAAGGCATAAAGAGGAGCAAGCTTTAGCGTAAGCAATGAAAGGTGTTGAAGTGAGAGTTATAGTGTAAGGACTTGAATGAGCGTGTAGAAggagttcaattcaattcagttttatttatatagcgccaaatgtcatctcatgacactttacatatagagcaggcctagaccgtactctttataatgttattagttGAGGTGTCATTTAAGTGTCTTAGTTGGAATAAGGGTAAACTATCAGCGgaggtctaaaaaaaaaaaagtctttgagATCAGTGCTCATGTAGCTGCTGTTACCTTTTTggcttttagtttgaaaatcCAGTCTACTCCGGTGCCCCCCAGTAAGCCGGGTTACCCTCTGATGGCTTTTATTtggaaaacctgtggaagaTGTGGAAGATACAAActaaatataacaatataataataataataataataataataataatacttagtAATTCCCATCATGTCCTCAATGAGCTGGACATTTTGCTGCTGGGAAACAGCAATCCCACAAATTGATGTGGTAACGCATAACACACAATAACATATAACACATAATGTTCTAAAGCTATACCAGTAGAGTGTCCACCTGAGATTATGCAAACAAGCCACTTGCATAAAACGATGCAGCTCTCTTCCCCCACGAAAAAAATACACTCAGTAACAAGCTCAGTACCCCCTTCTCTTACAGTGGCTAAAAAACACTTCACTTACAAGTGCTGCTTCGTCTCcttgcataaaaacacaactgctcTCTTCCAGGTTCGTTCCAGGCCCCGTGGTGCAGCCTGGGCGAGTGCGGGGAGCAGTACTGCCTGGTGTGGGAGTCACGTTTCCTCAGGGACCTGGGCTCGGCCATGGCCTCGCTGTTGGATGGGCTAGTCAGCATAGTGGCCCAGGAAGCGCTCAAGTACACAGTGCTCTCAGGTAGGAGGACGGTCCTGCAGGAAGCACTTGGTCCATTCAGTGCATCTGTGTTTAGAAACGGGAGTGTTTGTGCTTGCGTGTGATATGTGTGATATGGGAGGTAAAAAGTCAATGCCACTGTTAACGTAGACTATGTTATCTAGCCATTGTCCTTTTGTTGTATTGACCCTCGCTTGGCACCCTCTTTTCCACCATGGCGCTGTGGCCAGGCATCGTGGCGGCTCTGACGTGGCCCGCGTCTTTGCTGGCAGCAGCCAGCGTCATTGACAACCcctggtgtgtttgtctgaaccGCTCAGCTGAGGTGGGGAAACACCTGGCACAGGTTTTGAGAAGCAGACAGCAGGTATCGTATTTTGGGTCCACATTATTAACTGCGTTAGTTCCCCTTCGCTTTGATTGTACTCCTAGGATGTTAGAACAAAACTTTAAATGATCTGTTATATTTATTAACGTGAAGTGTTACAATGAGCTCAGAGAGAATAAGTTGCCTGTGGTCAGTAAACACTAGGAGGATGAAAGCTACTCAAGAATTGtgcatctcttctttctctctcgtctttctttctgtatttgaAGGGAAAGCGGCCTGTCAGTCTCATAGGTTTCAGTCTTGGGGCCAGAGTTATCTATTACTGTCTACAGGAGCTTGCCAATGACCAAGGTATGAACAGCTTTCTGTGGATGAGCCATATTTTGATTATGCATTGGAATTGGATTCACGTCTCAATTTCCTACTGACTGTCTACCAAAACTCAGTTTGATTGTTATACCTTCTATAATCAAACCGTGATTGATCTAATTCAGTTTCTCATTTTTCCATATTTGTTTCACATTGTTCTGACAAACGAGTCCTGCGTTGTTGTGATTCTTCAGGTAGTGAGGGAGTAGTGGAGGATGTAGTCCTCTTGGGGGCCCCTGTGGACGGCTCTGAAAAGGCCTGGGAGAGGATGACCAAGGTAGTGGCTGGAAAAATCGTGAACGGCTACTGCAGGTAATCTAAAAGAGCTCTATCCTGCAAGTGAATGCTTGAGGTTGCTCTATAGCAGCCTTTATATAGAGTCATTGTATATTCAGGATCCAATGTTTTGACTGCAGTGGATTCTGAAACTACTGTCACGACGGCAGGGTTTGTGATagaagtaataaaataaataaatgactttcCAAACTCTCCATCTCTCAGAGGGGACTGGCTCCTGGGGTTCTTGTACCGAAGTTCAGCTGCACAACTGTCTGTTGCTGGGCTACAGCCAATCAACGTCCAGGATCGCCGTATAATCAATGTGGATCTTTCCTCTGTGGTGAGTCAGAGCTTATATTTGAATTAGGCTCATTCAAGTTTCCTGCATGAATAGTTTTTCCAAGTACATGCGAGCTAAAGTTTGTTTAATGTCTCAAGGTTTTCGTCTTTCAAGAAAGGCCACGTGCAGCAGTCGCCTCAGATTGACGCTTCTCAAGCATaataatgtgatttgttttgctaCGTCAGAGTTTGTGAAATGATATAAGGGGTCGTTGACTGATTGATGAGAGGGGAGACGCAGCTGACACGATCCTGCATGACACTACTGACAACGTAAGCTGTACATTGTGTGCAGCTGCCATATTCATGTTGGTTATAAAGGGGCGTTATCAGCAGGCGCAGACCAAAACGCCTCTGGAAGCTCTGGCCAATCGCAGCAAACGTGGGACGTAGcagtaggctgctaggctaggtagctagttccaacatccaattctTGTGGCCTCTcgttcaacataatacacagacatttggcatgacatgatttagaagccaacactttGTACGTAGCGCGGACTACCGTCCAGGTCGTTTAATGCTGATGCGATGGCAGattcagaacgttccacatcagcggcagccatctaGGTTGTTCCGAAAGTGGGGGGCAGATGTATCTGCCAGAGTAAATAAGCTAAACTTAAATAAACTTGCAGATGTTCCCAGTCAGTTATGTTTTGTCTCATTGACTTATTATTGACTGCTTACTGCGTCCCTCATTAAGTATTAATTGATATTTTTTGGGGCAACTTGGGGGCAGTAGAACAAGCTGTAcatagctgctaaatgcttcacttaGTTCATcagctcgtctctaactgtCTCTGCCTGCCGTTTGGTAACAAGGTCAATGAGAGCGGTGTGATAGAACAAAACGGCAAAGTTGTGgcccataaaaccaaaacactgagctggaAGTAGCTGAGATGGAACTGCAGAGCCTGGCGATGATTCATTGTGGGATCATCGCTATGAACGACCCCGTTCACGTTACACACTGCGACCtattggagaaaatgtgaattagtgcagctttaaacgaAAACCAGGCTGGAGGTTTTTGAaagaaattgttatttttagtaattaatacaaaaaaacGGTTTCTAATAACTGCAAATAAAACGTTATGAGATCAAATGTTTGCGATGCAATATTACGAAATACACAATTTAATTAGCACTTGAAAAGAGACAGTTGTATCGTTTTcgataaaattaaaaataaggcCCCTGCTGGTCTGTTTCAGTTCGCAGCAATGCCTCTCTGCCACCCC
Encoded here:
- the tmco4 gene encoding transmembrane and coiled-coil domain-containing protein 4, coding for MEENKHSADTNFAPDPGGAGATQEAPSDQSPAEILSRQLTEQGRFAYAALCGVSLGQLFTGPENSVFREQYLRGLVRWLDLDESVMPVMGAFLSGLGFEGSDTFLSTLQAEPLLAAGATPIVQDLVSFSVKDGRYDARARVLVRHVSCLLRVFPQRLEEFEETLGERLREGGEESEEESSRRLRRERGRKLRRYLLIGLATVGGGTVIGVTGGLAAPLVAAGAGAVLGAGGAAALGSATGIAIMASLFGAAGAGLTGYKMNKCVGAIEEFEFLPLNSGKHLHLTIAVTGWLCSGKYSSFQAPWCSLGECGEQYCLVWESRFLRDLGSAMASLLDGLVSIVAQEALKYTVLSGIVAALTWPASLLAAASVIDNPWCVCLNRSAEVGKHLAQVLRSRQQGKRPVSLIGFSLGARVIYYCLQELANDQGSEGVVEDVVLLGAPVDGSEKAWERMTKVVAGKIVNGYCRGDWLLGFLYRSSAAQLSVAGLQPINVQDRRIINVDLSSVVKGHLDYMRQMDTILVAVGLPTKEVPGAFFALPQPGTITKAAVDVPDQIPNEQQVTETQSQAEEAETCTEDSGDVKQVAGTDGMDDGWDIPDISDLLDSLNDTESERQIGVRDNVPLPPEENATSDDTAPAPTVCDGAVGADPDSERASWSWDDTHWTTEHTHKQRRPNL